From a region of the Saccharomyces paradoxus chromosome IV, complete sequence genome:
- the URH1 gene encoding trifunctional uridine nucleosidase/nicotinamide riboside hydrolase/nicotinic acid riboside hydrolase (Uridine nucleosidase (uridine-cytidine N-ribohydrolase)~similar to YDR400W), whose translation MTISKIPIWLDCDPGHDDAIAILLGCFHPAFNLLGISTCFGNAPPENTDYNARSLLTAMGKAQAIPVYKGAQKPWKREPHYAPDIHGISGLDGTSLLPKPTFEARTDKTYIEAIEEAILANDGEISFVSTGALTTLATVFRCKPYLKKSIKYISIMGGGLHGLGNCNPNLSAEFNIWIDPDAANAIFRDPDVKDKCIVVPLNLTHKAIATYKVNETIYNEKNNSKLRELFFELFQFFAHTYKDMQGFESGPPIHDPVALMPLLEFYGWDPLSAVGFHYKRMNISCIDDVFNENSGKIIIEEEYPSDGDVGTIVGLDLNIQYFWNQIFAALNRADKMSTIG comes from the coding sequence ATGACTATTAGTAAAATACCCATATGGCTAGATTGTGATCCTGGTCATGATGATGCCATAGCCATTTTATTAGGCTGTTTTCATCCAGCTTTCAATCTTCTAGGAATCAGCACGTGTTTTGGTAACGCACCACCCGAAAATACTGATTATAACGCCCGATCTCTTTTGACTGCAATGGGCAAAGCACAGGCGATTCCGGTTTATAAAGGTGCACAGAAGCCTTGGAAAAGAGAGCCTCATTATGCACCTGATATTCATGGTATATCAGGGTTAGACGGCACTTCATTACTACCTAAACCGACGTTTGAAGCAAGAACTGATAAAACCTATATTGAGGCCATTGAAGAAGCAATACTAGCTAATGATGGTGAGATATCCTTTGTGTCCACTGGTGCACTCACTACATTAGCTACAGTTTTTAGGTGTAAGCCATATCTAAAGAAATCTATCAAATATATTAGCATTATGGGGGGTGGCCTACATGGTCTAGGAAACTGTAATCCAAACCTTTCCGCAGAATTCAACATTTGGATTGATCCTGACGCAGCGAATGCCATATTCCGTGATCCTGATGTGAAGGATAAATGTATAGTAGTGCCTTTAAATTTAACTCACAAGGCCATAGCCACCTATAAAGTTAACGAAACGATATACAACGAAAAGAATAACTCCAAGTTACGAGAATTGTTTTTcgaactttttcaattttttgctcATACTTACAAGGATATGCAAGGTTTTGAATCAGGCCCACCTATACATGATCCGGTGGCTTTGATGCCACTTTTAGAATTTTATGGATGGGATCCATTGTCTGCAGTCGGATTTCATTACAAGAGAATGAACATATCTTGCATTGATGAtgtttttaatgaaaactCAGGGAAAATTATCATTGAGGAGGAATATCCAAGCGACGGCGATGTTGGTACAATAGTTGGTCTAGATTTGAATATCCAGTACTTTTGGAATCAGATTTTTGCAGCGTTAAATAGAGCAGACAAAATGTCAACGATTGGATAA
- the DIT2 gene encoding putative cytochrome P450 (N-formyltyrosine oxidase~similar to YDR402C) codes for MELFKLLGLILFLTISYIAFAIIVPPLNFPKNIPTIPFYVVFLPVVFPIDQTELYDLYIRESMEKYGAVKFFFGSRWNILVSRSEYLAQIFKDEDTFAKSGNQKKIPYSALAAYTGDNVISAHGAVWRDYRNAVTNGLQHFDDTPIFKNAKLLCTLIKRRLQEGQLSIQMGPLSQRLALDNISQVALGFDFGTLKHEKNAFHEHLIRIKKQIFHPFFLTFPFLDLLPIPSRKKAFKDVASFRELLVKRVQDELVNTYKFEQTTFAASDLIRAHNNEIIDYRQLTDNIVIILVAGHENPQLLFSTSLYLLAKYSNVWQERLRQEVNGVTDPKILADLPLLNAFLLEAVRLYPPLSTIINRCTTRTCKLGPEIVIPKGVYVGYNNFGTSHDPRTWGATADDFKPERWGSDIETIRKNWRMAKNRCSVTGFHGGRRACLGEKLALTEMRITLAEMLKQFRWSLDPEWEEKLTPAGPLCPLNLKLKFTENITE; via the coding sequence ATGGAGTTATTTAAGCTTCTGGGgttaattttatttcttaCCATTTCCTATATCGCCTTTGCGATTATTGTCCCTCCTCTGAATTTTCCCAAAAATATACCCACCATCCCATTTTACGTGGTATTCTTACCGGTGGTATTTCCCATTGATCAGACGGAACTATATGATCTATATATTAGAGAATCAATGGAAAAATACGGCGctgtgaaatttttctttggttcACGCTGGAACATTCTCGTTTCTCGTTCTGAGTATCTAGCACAAATATTCAAAGATGAGGATACTTTTGCGAAGAGCGGCaatcagaagaaaattccATACAGTGCTCTCGCCGCTTATACAGGGGATAACGTCATTAGCGCGCATGGTGCAGTTTGGAGGGACTACAGAAATGCTGTGACAAATGGGCTGCAGCATTTTGACGATACACctatattcaaaaatgcgAAGCTTTTATGCACTTTGATTAAAAGAAGACTTCAAGAAGGACAGCTTTCAATCCAGATGGGGCCTTTATCTCAGAGATTGGCATTGGATAACATTTCTCAGGTCGCCCTTGGATTCGATTTTGGTACTTTaaaacatgaaaaaaatgcttttcATGAGCATTTAATTCGTATCAAGAAGCAAATATTTCATCCATTCTTTTTAACTTTTCCATTCCTTGATTTACTTCCAAttccttcaagaaaaaaggctTTCAAGGATGTTGCTAGTTTTAGAGAGCTTCTCGTCAAAAGAGTCCAAGATGAATTGGTTAATACTTATAAATTTGAACAAACGACTTTTGCCGCTAGTGATCTCATTCGAGCTCATAATAACGAAATAATCGACTACAGACAGTTGACCGACAAcatcgtcatcatcctTGTTGCTGGCCACGAAAACCCGCAGTTGCTGTTTAGTACTTCATTATACCTTCTGGCTAAATATTCAAATGTGTGGCAGGAGAGGCTCAGACAGGAAGTAAATGGCGTCACAGATCCAAAAATCTTAGCCGATTTACCCCTATTAAACGCGTTTCTTTTGGAAGCAGTAAGATTGTATCCTCCTTTGAGCACCATTATCAATAGGTGCACTACTAGAACATGCAAACTGGGGCCAGAAATTGTTATACCCAAGGGTGTATATGTAGGATACAACAATTTTGGAACATCACATGATCCTAGAACTTGGGGCGCAACTGCAGATGATTTTAAACCAGAAAGGTGGGGTTCAGATATTGAAACTATAAGGAAAAACTGGAGAATGGCCAAGAACAGATGTTCTGTGACCGGGTTTCATGGAGGCCGAAGAGCATGCTTGGGAGAAAAATTGGCTTTAACAGAAATGAGGATTACATTAGCTGAAATGTTGAAACAGTTTCGATGGAGCCTTGACCCTGAAtgggaagaaaaactaaCTCCTGCAGGGCCTCTTTGTCCTTTAAATTTGAAGTTAAAATTCACCGAAAATATAACggaataa
- the DIT1 gene encoding Dit1p (Sporulation-specific enzyme required for spore wall maturation~similar to YDR403W), with translation MTFTSNLPLSSEQSTSPPASSFSSSTDTLKDIDIPHNGADLSTYSKFLALYCRSDKNDDFYSLEEKQNCKFGDQWPAFINTIASLDCSGSEISERVSQKILPAPLANKFTNNLGVAIKISEYTRDDEHQIRGCVTTVENENSFNNWFVYHILDQSRLSLSEQPIVAKEVKYHELFADFFEKNLKNTIVNDQWNFGGRDYFMERSRYFTDRYLRIECILPAFPCKSSNEQKVYGSVPDKGEELALKRLIKATQDLVEVYPPGMKIWIVSDGHVFSDCIGVDDDVVSTYTTKLHELYERVAIPGVDAIGFCGLNDLFFSGAASEVFDSKWVSDIEVEHYTGTQICPKSDLSRQILMKGCDTDAGRLRKQIAIEGHPRLHLYRGFSRFMMEDLSLLDHFQSYSRKKFKKIISTIAFNMIKRNDAYSNLVELIFPHHLRISIHAHTNSGPKFGIKVISNEQCSIVSSLEDLDEPKFEDFLHIPTPWHNCVVKVEDEEEKYFLTKSKVIKDALEKGMYDGVWKDTRFDIGEGGHFVIKKIS, from the coding sequence ATGACATTCACTAGCAATTTGCCCTTAAGCTCTGAGCAATCAACATCACCACCTGcttcttcgttttcttcatcgACTGACACGTTGAAAGATATTGACATTCCTCATAATGGGGCCGATTTGTCCACATATAGTAAATTTCTGGCCCTGTATTGCAGAAGCGACaaaaatgatgattttTACTCTTTAGAGGAAAAACAGAATTGCAAATTTGGAGACCAATGGCCCGCTTTCATTAACACTATTGCTAGTTTGGATTGTTCAGGATCCGAAATAAGTGAAAGGgtttctcaaaaaattttgccaGCTCCACTAGCAAACAAATTTACCAATAATTTAGGAGTGGCAATAAAGATTTCTGAATATACACGTGATGACGAACACCAAATTCGTGGTTGTGTTACAACggttgaaaatgaaaattctttcaaCAACTGGTTCGTATATCACATTTTAGATCAATCTCGGTTATCTTTAAGTGAACAGCCAATTGTAGCCAAAGAAGTTAAATATCACGAATTATTtgctgatttttttgagaaaaatctgaaaaaCACAATTGTCAATGATCAATGGAATTTTGGTGGCCGTGATTACTTCATGGAACGTTCAAGATATTTTACCGATCGATATCTGAGAATTGAGTGTATCTTGCCAGCTTTTCCATGCAAGTCATCTAATGAGCAAAAAGTGTATGGTTCTGTTCCTGATAAAGGCGAAGAACTCGctttgaaaagattgataAAAGCCACACAAGATCTTGTTGAAGTATATCCACCGGGTATGAAGATTTGGATAGTTAGCGATGGTCACGTTTTTTCCGATTGTATTGGGGTCGATGATGACGTCGTCAGTACTTACACGACAAAACTACACGAACTTTACGAAAGAGTTGCTATACCTGGTGTTGATGCTATTGGGTTTTGCGGCTTGAACGATTTGTTCTTTAGCGGAGCAGCTAGTGAAGTTTTTGATTCAAAGTGGGTTAGTGATATTGAAGTTGAACACTACACGGGAACTCAAATCTGTCCCAAGTCTGACTTATCGAGacaaattttgatgaaaggCTGTGATACTGACGCTGGTCGTTTGAGAAAGCAGATTGCTATAGAAGGCCATCCAAGGTTGCATCTGTATAGGGGGTTTTCACGTTTTATGATGGAAGATTTATCTCTATTGGATCATTTCCAAAGTTAttccagaaaaaaattcaagaaaataatttcAACGATTGCGTTTAACATGATTAAGAGAAATGACGCCTATTCGAACCTAGTGGAATTGATATTCCCTCATCATTTGAGAATTTCCATTCATGCGCACACTAACAGCGGGCCCAAATTTGGTATAAAAGTAATCTCTAACGAACAGTGTTCCATTGTCAGTTCGTTAGAAGACCTTGATGAACCCAAATTCGAAGATTTCTTACATATTCCCACACCTTGGCATAACTGTGTCGTAAAAgtggaagatgaagaggaaaaatattttctgaCAAAATCAAAAGTAATCAAGGATGCTCTTGAAAAGGGTATGTATGACGGTGTATGGAAAGATACTCGTTTCGATATTGGAGAAGGGGGACATTTCgttatcaagaaaatctCTTAA
- the RPB7 gene encoding DNA-directed RNA polymerase II subunit RPB7 (RNA polymerase II subunit B16~similar to YDR404C), translated as MFFIKDLSLNITLHPSFFGPRMKQYLKTKLLEEVEGSCTGKFGYILCVLDYDNIDIQRGRILPTDGSAEFNVKYRAVVFKPFKGEVVDGTVVSCSQHGFEVQVGPMKVFVTKHLMPQDLTFNAGSNPPSYQSSEDVITIKSRIRVKIEGCISQVSSIHAIGSIKEDYLGAI; from the coding sequence atgttttttattaaagaCCTTTCGCTTAATATTACCCTTCATCCGTCCTTTTTTGGCCCCCGAATGAAGCAATATCTGAAGACAAAACTATTGGAAGAGGTTGAAGGTTCGTGTACGGGTAAATTCGGATATATCCTTTGTGTGCTAGACTACGATAATATAGATATTCAACGTGGAAGAATATTACCCACCGATGGGTCGGCTGAATTTAACGTGAAATATAGAGCAGTAGTTTTCAAACCATTCAAAGGGGAAGTAGTGGACGGTACAGTCGTTTCATGTTCTCAGCACGGGTTCGAAGTGCAAGTAGGCCCAATGAAAGTATTTGTGACAAAGCATCTGATGCCTCAAGATTTGACCTTTAATGCAGGTTCAAATCCTCCATCATACCAAAGTTCAGAAGATGTCATTACAATAAAAAGTAGAATTAGAGTTAAAATTGAAGGTTGTATTAGTCAAGTGAGTTCCATCCACGCAATCGGTAGTATCAAAGAAGATTATTTGGGTGCTATTTAA
- the MRP20 gene encoding mitochondrial 54S ribosomal protein uL23m (Mitochondrial ribosomal protein of the large subunit~similar to YDR405W), translated as MPRLTVGTKNMLYPLKKTLAVGSCKPEQVSIRSLASMVESSAKKPSTSGDVRGVDINVSERIYKWTKAGVEQGKEHFKVGGNRVYFPKARIILLRPNAKHTPYQAKFIVPKSFNKLDLRDYLYHIYGLRAMNITTQLLHGKFNRMNLQTTRFREPQIKKMTIEMEEPFIWPDEPRPDENNFWDSTTPDNMEKYREERLNCLGSDANKPGTAFEGVVGPYERVAQPFVPRFLKREIDNKRERYAAELQRADKLIALNRYVEDLH; from the coding sequence ATGCCACGATTGACGGttggaacaaaaaatatgctgtatccattaaaaaaaacacttGCAGTGGGCAGTTGCAAGCCGGAGCAGGTTTCAATAAGATCATTGGCTTCAATGGTGGAGAGTTCGGCCAAAAAACCTAGCACAAGCGGCGATGTTCGCGGAGTAGACATAAACGTAAGCGAGAGGATCTATAAGTGGACAAAGGCAGGTGTAGAGCAGGGAAAGGAGCATTTCAAAGTTGGAGGTAACAGGGTTTACTTCCCTAAGGCCAGAATCATCCTATTGAGGCCTAACGCGAAGCACACGCCGTATCAAGCAAAATTCATCGTCCCAAAAtcattcaataaattaGATCTCAGAGACTATCTTTATCATATCTACGGGTTAAGGGCAATGAACATCACGACGCAACTACTGCATGGAAAGTTCAACCGCATGAACCTACAAACAACACGGTTTAGAGAACCacaaatcaagaaaatgacCATCGAGATGGAAGAACCCTTCATCTGGCCTGACGAACCCCGCCCGGACGAAAACAACTTCTGGGACAGCACTACGCCTGATAACATGGAAAAATACCGTGAAGAAAGACTTAACTGCTTGGGCTCAGACGCCAACAAGCCTGGCACAGCATTCGAGGGAGTTGTGGGGCCTTACGAGAGAGTGGCCCAGCCTTTTGTACCTCGCTTCTTGAAACGAGAGATAGACAATAAGCGAGAGCGTTACGCCGCTGAACTGCAGCGAGCAGATAAGCTAATCGCCCTGAACAGGTACGTGGAAGATCTACATTAG
- the PDR15 gene encoding ATP-binding cassette multidrug transporter PDR15 (Plasma membrane ATP binding cassette (ABC) transporter~similar to YDR406W), with product MSSDIRDVEERNSQSSSSSSSSSSNSNSAAQSIGQHPYRGFDSEAAERVHELARTLTSQSLLYTANSNNTDHNSISSNHNTHNADSRSVFSTDMEGVNPVFTNPDTPGYNPKLDPNSDQFSSTAWVQNMANICTSDPDFYKPYSLGCVWKNLSASGDSADVSYQSTFANIVPKLLTKGLRLLKPSKGEDTFQILKPMDGCLNPGELLVVLGRPGSGCTTLLKSISSNSHGFKIAKDSVVSYNGLSSSDIRKHYRGEVVYNAESDIHLPHLTVYQTLFTVARMKTPQNRIKGVDREAYANHVTEVAMATYGLSHTRDTKVGDDLVRGVSGGERKRVSIAEVAICGAKFQCWDNATRGLDSATALEFIRALKTQADIGKTAATVAIYQCSQDAYNLFDKVCVLDDGYQLYFGPAKDAKKYFQDMGYYCPPRQTTADFLTSITSPTERIISKEFIEKGTKVPQTPKDMAEYWLQSENYKSLIKDVDSTLKTNTDEARDIIKDAHHAKQAKRAPPSSPYVVNYGMQVKYLLIRNFWRMKQSASVTLWQVIGNSVMAFILGSMFYKVMKKNDTSTFYFRGAAMFFAILFNAFSCLLEIFSLYETRPITEKHRTYSLYHPSADAFASVLSEMPPKLITAVCFNIIFYFLVDFRRNGGVFFFYFLINVIATFTLSHLFRCVGSLTKTLQEAMVPASMLLLAISMYTGFAIPKTKILGWSIWIWYINPLAYLFESLMVNEFHDRRFPCAQYIPAGPAYQNIAGTQRVCSAVGAYPGNDYVLGDDFLKESYDYEHKHKWRGFGIGMAYVVFFFFVYLILCEYNEGAKQKGEMVVFLRSKIKQLRKEGKLEEKHRPKDVENNAGSSPDSATTEKKLLDDSSEGSDSSSDNGGLGLSKSEAIFHWRDLCYDVPIKGGQRRILNNVDGWVKPGTLTALMGASGAGKTTLLDCLAERVTMGVITGNIFVDGRLRDESFPRSIGYCQQQDLHLKTATVRESLRFSAYLRQPSSVSIEEKNNYVEEVIKILEMQKYSDAVVGVAGEGLNVEQRKRLTIGVELAARPKLLVFLDEPTSGLDSQTAWDTCQLMRKLATHGQAILCTIHQPSAILMQQFDRLLFLQKGGQTVYFGDLGEGCKTMIDYFEGKGAHKCPPDANPAEWMLEVVGAAPGTHASQDYNEAWRSSDEYKAIQEELDWMEKNLPSRSKEPTAEEHKPFAASLYYQFKMVTIRLFQQYWRSPDYLWSKFILTIFNQVFIGFTFFKADRSLQGLQNQMLSIFMYTVIFNPILQQYLPSFVQQRDLYEARERPSRTFSWAAFFFSQIVVEIPWNILAGTIAYCIYYYAVGFYANASAAGQLHERGALFWLFSIAFYVYIGSMGLLMISFNEVAETAAHMGTLLFTMALSFCGVMATPSAMPRFWIFMYRVSPLTYMIDALLAVGVANVDVKCSDYEMVKFTPPSGTTCGEYMASYIKLAGTGYLGDPSATDICSFCAVSTTNAFLATFSSHYYRRWRNYGIFICYIAFDYIAATFLYWLSRVPKNSGKISEKPKK from the coding sequence ATGTCGTCAGATATCAGAGACGTAGAGGAACGAAATTCGCAGAGTTCGAGTTCGAGCTCGAGCTCGAGCTCGAACTCTAACTCTGCTGCCCAATCCATTGGACAACATCCATATCGCGGTTTCGATAGCGAAGCTGCGGAAAGGGTGCACGAGTTGGCTAGAACGCTCACATCGCAGAGCTTACTGTATACTGCTAACTCAAACAATACCGACCATAATAGTATCTCCAGCAACCATAATACGCACAATGCGGACTCGAGATCCGTCTTTTCCACGGACATGGAGGGGGTAAACCCGGTGTTCACCAACCCGGACACCCCGGGATACAATCCCAAATTGGACCCTAACAGTGATCAATTTTCCAGTACAGCGTGGGTACAGAACATGGCAAACATTTGTACTTCGGACCCAGACTTCTACAAGCCGTACTCGCTCGGCTGTGTATGGAAAAATCTAAGCGCCTCCGGAGACTCTGCCGATGTGTCATACCAGTCCACTTTCGCTAACATCGTACCAAAGCTGCTTACGAAAGGGCTTAGATTACTGAAGCCTAGTAAAGGGGAAGACACTTTCCAGATCTTGAAGCCCATGGATGGCTGTCTTAACCCTGGTGAATTGTTGGTCGTTCTTGGTAGACCAGGGTCAGGTTGTACCACGCTGCTAAAATCCATATCTTCTAACTCGCACGGGTTCAAAATCGCAAAAGACTCTGTAGTCTCTTACAACGGTTTGTCTAGCTCGGATATTAGAAAGCATTACCGTGGGGAAGTCGTTTACAATGCCGAATCAGACATTCATTTACCGCATCTTACCGTGTACCAAACGCTTTTCACCGTCGCAAGAATGAAAACGCCGCAAAATCGTATCAAGGGGGTGGATAGAGAAGCATATGCCAATCACGTGACAGAAGTTGCCATGGCCACTTATGGTCTTTCACATACCAGAGACACTAAGGTCGGGGATGATCTGGTCAGAGGTGTTTCTGGTGGTGAAAGAAAGCGTGTATCCATTGCGGAAGTCGCAATCTGTGGGGCCAAGTTTCAATGTTGGGATAATGCCACCAGAGGTTTGGACTCTGCTACTGCCTTAGAATTCATTCGTGCTTTGAAAACTCAAGCTGATATCGGGAAGACTGCTGCTACTGTGGCCATCTATCAATGTTCTCAGGATGCTTATAATCTTTTTGATAAGGTCTGTGTCCTGGATGATGGTTACCAACTTTATTTTGGGCCCGCTAAGGATGccaagaaatatttccAAGACATGGGGTACTATTGCCCCCCCAGACAAACTACTGCTGATTTCTTGACTTCAATTACAAGTCCTACTGAAAGAATTATCAGCAAAGAATTTATCGAAAAGGGTACCAAAGTGCCTCAAACGCCGAAGGATATGGCCGAATATTGGCTACAGTCAGAAAACTACAAAAGTTTAATTAAGGACGTGGACTCTACTTTAAAGACAAATACAGACGAAGCACGCGATATCATCAAAGATGCTCACCACGCTAAGCAGGCAAAAAGGGCACCACCTTCCTCTCCATATGTTGTCAACTATGGCATGCAAGTCAAATATTTGTTGATTAGAAATTTCTGGAGAATGAAGCAAAGTGCCAGTGTCACTCTGTGGCAAGTCATCGGTAATTCTGTCATGGCTTTCATCTTAGGTTCTATGTTTTACAaagtgatgaagaaaaacgaTACTTCTACTTTCTACTTTCGCGGTGCTGCAATGTTTTTCGCCATTTTGTTTAATGCATTTTCGTGTCTTTTGGAAATCTTCAGTTTGTATGAAACAAGGCCTATAACCGAAAAGCACAGAACTTATTCTTTGTATCATCCAAGTGCGGACGCATTTGCGTCTGTCTTGTCGGAAATGCCCCCAAAATTGATTACTGCTGTTTGcttcaatatcatcttttatttcttagTTGATTTCAGGAGAAACGGCGgtgtctttttcttttattttttaattaaTGTCATCGCCACTTTCACCTTATCCCATCTGTTTAGATGTGTTGGTTCCTTGACCAAGACTTTACAGGAGGCCATGGTCCCCGCTTCGATGCTATTATTAGCAATTTCTATGTATACAGGGTTTGCCATCCCAAAAACCAAAATTCTAGGTTGGTCTATTTGGATTTGGTATATCAATCCGTTAGCCTACCTATTTGAATCCTTAATGGTTAATGAGTTTCATGATCGAAGATTCCCCTGTGCACAGTACATCCCTGCCGGCCCTGCTTATCAGAACATTGCAGGTACCCAACGTGTTTGTTCCGCTGTTGGTGCTTATCCTGGTAACGACTATGTGTTAGGTGATGATTTCTTGAAGGAAAGTTACGATTATGAGCATAAACACAAGTGGCGTGGGTTTGGTATTGGTATGGCTTAcgttgttttctttttctttgtttatCTTATCCTTTGTGAGTATAATGAAGGTGCTAAACAAAAGGGAGAAATGGTCGTCTTCCTAAGATCTAAGATCAAGCAATTAAGAAAGGAAGGTAAGTTAGAAGAAAAGCACAGACCTAAAGACGTTGAAAATAATGCAGGCAGCTCTCCAGATTCCGCCACTacagagaaaaaattactgGATGATAGTTCCGAGGGATCGGATAGCTCTTCAGATAATGGCGGATTGGGACTATCCAAATCCGAGGCAATTTTCCACTGGCGTGACTTATGCTATGACGTTCCAATAAAAGGTGGTCAAAGACGTATCTTAAATAACGTAGATGGTTGGGTAAAACCAGGTACTTTGACTGCTTTAATGGGCGCTTCGGGTGCAGGTAAAACAACCTTATTAGATTGTTTGGCTGAAAGAGTCACTATGGGTGTCATTACCGGTAATATTTTTGTCGATGGTCGTCTCCGTGATGAATCATTCCCTAGATCTATTGGTTATTGTCAACAACAAGATTTACATTTGAAAACAGCTACAGTAAGGGAATCTTTGAGATTTTCAGCTTATTTGCGTCAGCCTTCGTCGGTTTCCATTGAGGAGAAGAATAATTACGTGGAAGAagttatcaaaattttggaaatgcAAAAATATTCAGATGCTGTTGTTGGTGTTGCAGGTGAAGGTTTAAATGTTGAACAGAGGAAAAGACTTACTATAGGTGTCGAACTAGCGGCCCGGCCCAAACTTTTGGTCTTTTTGGATGAACCAACATCAGGTCTGGATTCTCAAACTGCTTGGGACACTTGTCAACTTATGAGAAAGCTAGCTACCCACGGCCAAGCAATTTTATGCACTATCCATCAACCTTCTGCTATCTTGATGCAACAATTTGATAGATTATTATTTCTACAGAAGGGAGGTCAAACTGTTTATTTTGGCGATTTGGGTGAAGGTTGTAAAACTATGATTGATTATTTTGAAGGCAAAGGAGCTCACAAATGTCCACCTGATGCCAACCCTGCTGAATGGATGTTGGAGGTTGTGGGTGCTGCTCCTGGTACTCATGCCAGTCAAGATTATAATGAAGCTTGGAGGAGTTCAGACGAATACAAGGCTATCCAGGAGGAACTGGATTGGatggaaaagaatttgCCAAGCAGGTCAAAAGAGCCAACTGCAGAAGAACATAAACCGTTTGCTGCATCTTTATACTACCAATTCAAAATGGTTACCATTCGTTTGTTTCAACAATACTGGAGATCCCCTGATTATTTATGGTCGAAATTTATTTTGACTATTTTCAATCAAGTTTTTATTGGttttacatttttcaaGGCTGATAGAAGTTTGCAAGGGCTACAAAATCAAATGTTATCAATATTCATGTACACAGTTATTTTCAATCCTATCCTACAACAGTACCTACCATCTTTCGTGCAGCAAAGGGATTTGTACGAAGCAAGAGAACGGCCTTCAAGAACATTTTCGTGGGCTgcgtttttcttttctcaaaTCGTTGTTGAAATCCCATGGAATATTTTGGCGGGTACGATTGCTTATTGTATTTACTATTACGCAGTTGGGTTTTATGCGAATGCCTCAGCTGCTGGCCAACTTCATGAGAGAGGTGCTCTATTTTGGTTATTTTCTATTGCCTTCTATGTCTACATTGGTTCTATGGGTTTGTTGatgatttctttcaatgaaGTTGCTGAAACAGCAGCACATATGGGAACGCTATTATTCACAATGGCATTATCTTTCTGTGGTGTTATGGCTACCCCTAGTGCCATGCCAAGATTTTGGATCTTTATGTATAGAGTATCACCCCTAACCTATATGATCGATGCATTATTAGCTGTTGGTGTGGCTAATGTGGATGTCAAATGTTCGGATTATGAAATGGTAAAATTTACTCCGCCATCCGGTACCACCTGCGGAGAATACATGGCATCATATATCAAATTGGCCGGAACAGGTTACTTAGGTGACCCATCTGCAACAGATATATGTAGTTTCTGTGCGGTATCTACCACAAATGCCTTCTTGGCCACCTTCAGTTCTCATTATTACAGGAGATGGAGAAATTACGGTATTTTTATCTGCTATATTGCCTTTGATTATATCGCTGCAACATTCTTATATTGGTTATCCAGAGTCCCTAAGAATAGCGGTAAGATTTCCGAGAAGCCCAAGAAGTAA